The following proteins are encoded in a genomic region of Bacillus sp. FJAT-22090:
- a CDS encoding GerAB/ArcD/ProY family transporter, whose protein sequence is MKSSIQVSPKDMLNAYLLFFVIHSAQIGVGIQGFQRIVYQDARHDAWISVLIAGFATHIVIFFMIKTLELYGSNDLYGIHQDVFGKFFGNLLNATYILYCAMAFFSILRNYIEVIHAWIFPGLSTWFISSTLLLIIIYAFTGGLRVIVGVSFFSIILSIWLLPMLIFPLEFSTAANLLPILETKISSILNGARSMTFTIIGFEILNIIYPYIKEKEKVKKHAHLALLATTFVYLSVMLVSLTYYSEGKLLKTVWATLTLFSFISFPFIERFEFAAVCYWMLIIIPNLCLYLWAAYRGVTRIVKISGNKFVWLFSFIILIGTLVVQSRIQINMINNQFAKVAFYIVFVYPIFLYLVAVVKKKFTTKKEQEE, encoded by the coding sequence ATGAAAAGTTCCATACAAGTCAGTCCTAAAGATATGCTTAATGCTTATTTACTTTTCTTTGTTATTCATAGCGCTCAAATTGGTGTTGGGATACAGGGTTTTCAACGTATAGTTTATCAAGATGCAAGACATGATGCTTGGATTTCTGTTCTTATTGCAGGATTCGCCACACATATTGTCATTTTTTTCATGATAAAAACGTTAGAATTGTACGGTTCCAATGACCTCTATGGAATCCATCAAGATGTTTTTGGGAAGTTTTTTGGAAATTTATTGAATGCTACCTATATTCTTTACTGTGCCATGGCATTCTTTTCCATACTGCGTAACTATATTGAAGTAATTCATGCATGGATTTTCCCGGGTTTAAGTACGTGGTTCATTTCCTCCACGTTGCTGTTAATCATAATTTACGCCTTTACGGGTGGACTCCGTGTAATTGTGGGAGTTTCTTTTTTTAGCATCATACTGTCTATATGGCTTCTCCCAATGTTGATATTCCCTCTTGAATTTTCAACAGCTGCTAACCTATTGCCAATTTTGGAAACAAAAATAAGTTCTATTTTAAATGGAGCACGTTCCATGACTTTCACTATTATTGGATTCGAAATTCTCAATATTATTTATCCTTATATAAAGGAAAAAGAAAAGGTTAAGAAGCATGCTCATCTAGCTTTATTAGCCACTACATTTGTTTATCTTTCTGTTATGTTGGTTTCGCTTACATACTATAGCGAAGGAAAGTTACTTAAAACAGTTTGGGCAACTTTAACCCTGTTTAGTTTTATCAGTTTTCCATTTATTGAACGTTTTGAATTTGCTGCGGTTTGTTACTGGATGTTGATCATTATACCGAATCTATGTCTTTACCTATGGGCTGCTTATAGAGGGGTCACACGTATAGTAAAAATAAGTGGAAATAAATTCGTTTGGTTGTTTTCCTTTATTATTCTTATAGGCACTTTAGTTGTTCAAAGTAGAATTCAAATCAACATGATTAACAATCAGTTTGCCAAAGTCGCTTTTTATATTGTATTTGTCTACCCTATTTTCTTATACTTGGTCGCTGTGGTGAAAAAGAAATTCACAACAAAAAAGGAGCAAGAGGAATGA
- a CDS encoding spore germination protein has translation MKFKLPFVNKKSSIEKGKVTETRLETISPLKNVFIQQIREVTNNPSDLIVKDIPPTVVIVYIDNLVDGQTLNEHIIRDLYQKKLDSPVSIKANLSIPEVKMTNNFDEAIVSMVNGTVLIHVEGHSQVVLATIPKRESRSLSAPENESQVIGSQVGFNESLSTNVSLVRRYIMSPDLSLEKFKIGKRTNTTVTLLYMNGIASDHIINSLRQRITSLELDTLIDSAVLAEMIDDNSMSIFPQMLLTERPDRFCDSLLIGKVGVIVDGSSMAIICPQSFIEFFQSREDQNLRWQIATFFRLLRFSAVFLSIFLTPIYVAALTFHYEVIPQAFLVPLSESRALVPFPPIFEALLLELIIELLREAGGRLPTKIGQTIGIVGGIVIGTAAVQAGITSNILIIIIALSALASFTTPSYMMGNVIRVLRFPIIILAGFWGFIGIMLAYCFILIHLLRQSSLGTPYTAPFYPPRLKDWRDSIIRMPIPFTSKRPTSTRAEDTEKFDPEPINPEKR, from the coding sequence ATGAAATTTAAACTACCTTTCGTAAATAAGAAGTCTTCGATCGAAAAAGGGAAAGTAACAGAAACCAGATTAGAAACGATTTCTCCCTTAAAGAATGTATTTATACAGCAGATAAGAGAAGTAACAAACAATCCATCAGATTTGATTGTAAAAGATATTCCTCCCACTGTTGTGATCGTTTATATAGATAATCTTGTAGATGGACAGACATTAAATGAACATATCATTCGAGACTTATATCAAAAAAAGTTGGATTCACCAGTAAGCATTAAAGCTAATCTATCCATACCTGAAGTAAAAATGACAAATAATTTTGATGAAGCTATTGTTTCAATGGTGAATGGAACAGTACTAATTCATGTTGAAGGACACTCTCAAGTTGTATTAGCAACTATCCCTAAAAGGGAGTCGCGAAGTTTGTCAGCACCGGAAAATGAATCTCAAGTAATAGGTTCTCAAGTTGGATTCAATGAAAGCCTTTCTACAAATGTATCTCTTGTCCGAAGATACATAATGAGTCCAGATCTTAGTTTGGAAAAATTCAAAATAGGCAAACGTACAAACACAACAGTTACTCTACTATACATGAATGGAATAGCCTCAGATCATATAATCAATTCGTTAAGACAGAGAATTACAAGCCTCGAATTAGATACATTAATAGATAGTGCCGTTTTAGCAGAAATGATTGATGATAATTCTATGTCAATCTTTCCTCAAATGCTTCTTACTGAAAGACCTGATAGGTTTTGCGATTCACTATTAATCGGAAAAGTAGGAGTAATTGTTGACGGTAGTTCCATGGCAATCATTTGCCCTCAATCGTTTATAGAGTTCTTTCAAAGTAGAGAGGATCAAAATCTTAGATGGCAAATTGCAACTTTTTTTCGATTATTAAGGTTTAGTGCCGTCTTTTTATCCATTTTTTTGACTCCAATATACGTTGCTGCATTGACTTTTCATTACGAAGTTATTCCGCAAGCATTTTTGGTTCCACTAAGTGAGTCAAGAGCTTTGGTACCCTTCCCTCCCATATTTGAAGCATTATTGTTAGAACTTATTATTGAATTACTGAGAGAAGCTGGCGGGCGACTTCCGACAAAGATTGGGCAAACAATTGGTATCGTTGGTGGTATTGTCATTGGAACTGCAGCTGTACAAGCTGGAATTACCAGTAATATATTAATCATTATTATTGCATTAAGTGCATTGGCTTCTTTTACAACTCCTAGTTACATGATGGGTAATGTTATTAGAGTCCTTAGATTTCCAATAATAATATTAGCAGGATTTTGGGGATTTATTGGTATAATGCTAGCTTATTGTTTTATCCTCATTCATCTTTTACGCCAATCCAGCTTGGGTACTCCATATACTGCACCTTTCTATCCTCCTCGTTTAAAAGACTGGAGAGATAGTATTATCCGTATGCCTATACCATTTACATCCAAAAGGCCTACCAGTACAAGAGCAGAGGATACAGAAAAATTCGATCCAGAGCCTATAAATCCTGAAAAAAGGTGA
- a CDS encoding MBL fold metallo-hydrolase, whose protein sequence is MILIKDEYAILIDTGFGSEVKDTEKLIKEAGVSPEELHLIVNTHYHSDHVGGNFHLQKNYGVPIATHKWEADLINFCDPEACSAEWLDQPVEPYRVDRKLADNDEINTGSRTLKVLHTPGHTLGHISLFEPEEEILICGDLFHQNDIGWLNIFREGVTSIQRSLESLERLSTLRIKQAYSGHGPQIENPQAAIETARKRFEKWLKMPEKVSWNACKRIFSFTLIIKNGLAKEEINSYLLNCGWFQDYARYSFQLQPIEFIQILLDEMIRSGAAIWHDNHLIATAPYHALEKEWMDKNIKPKEWKI, encoded by the coding sequence ATGATTCTTATTAAGGATGAGTACGCCATCCTTATTGATACTGGTTTTGGAAGTGAAGTGAAAGATACAGAGAAATTAATTAAAGAAGCAGGTGTTTCTCCTGAAGAATTACACCTTATTGTGAATACGCACTACCATAGTGACCATGTAGGAGGTAATTTTCATCTTCAAAAAAATTATGGTGTGCCAATTGCTACTCATAAATGGGAAGCCGATTTAATTAATTTTTGTGACCCTGAAGCCTGTAGTGCAGAATGGTTAGATCAGCCTGTAGAACCTTATCGAGTAGATAGGAAGCTTGCTGATAACGATGAGATTAATACAGGAAGTAGAACCTTGAAGGTCTTGCACACACCGGGACATACGTTAGGGCATATTTCTTTATTTGAACCCGAAGAAGAGATATTAATATGCGGGGATCTCTTTCACCAAAATGATATTGGATGGTTAAATATCTTTCGAGAGGGAGTTACATCTATTCAAAGATCTTTAGAAAGTTTGGAACGATTGTCCACGCTCCGGATAAAGCAGGCATATTCAGGACATGGTCCTCAAATAGAGAATCCTCAAGCTGCCATTGAAACAGCAAGGAAACGGTTTGAAAAGTGGCTTAAGATGCCAGAAAAAGTTTCTTGGAATGCCTGCAAGAGGATTTTTTCATTTACATTAATCATTAAAAACGGATTAGCGAAAGAAGAAATCAATAGCTACCTACTTAATTGTGGTTGGTTTCAAGATTATGCGCGCTACTCTTTCCAACTTCAGCCTATAGAATTTATTCAAATTCTGCTCGATGAAATGATTCGTTCCGGAGCTGCAATCTGGCACGATAATCACTTAATCGCCACAGCCCCATACCATGCACTGGAAAAGGAATGGATGGATAAAAATATAAAACCAAAAGAATGGAAAATATAA
- a CDS encoding hotdog domain-containing protein gives MPLKVGDIIKFERAFTIRDVELFTEISGDEGIHHRTLDEQGRLVIQGLLTATLPTKIGGDNNVLARTMNFEFLRPVYTGDIIICEVKIEKYERQENNRTTIIASFLCKNQHEKEVLKGNFAGVIL, from the coding sequence ATGCCGTTAAAAGTAGGAGATATAATTAAGTTTGAACGGGCTTTTACGATAAGGGATGTTGAATTATTTACAGAAATTTCAGGTGATGAAGGTATTCATCATAGAACCTTAGATGAACAGGGAAGACTTGTAATTCAAGGCTTATTAACTGCAACGCTACCAACAAAAATTGGTGGAGATAACAATGTACTGGCGCGTACAATGAATTTTGAGTTTTTAAGACCTGTGTATACAGGGGATATAATAATTTGCGAAGTTAAAATTGAAAAATACGAAAGGCAAGAAAATAATAGAACAACTATTATTGCATCCTTTTTATGTAAAAATCAGCATGAAAAAGAAGTATTAAAAGGAAATTTTGCAGGTGTAATTCTTTAA
- a CDS encoding DUF4083 family protein has protein sequence MNVIFALIPIFLILLGVISFSLLIRRLIINSSLRNIHSKEIETKLDKIIYLLEKDRSNS, from the coding sequence ATGAATGTTATTTTTGCTCTTATTCCTATATTTTTAATTTTGTTAGGAGTAATTTCTTTCTCCTTGTTAATACGAAGACTAATAATAAATTCAAGCCTACGGAATATTCATTCTAAAGAAATTGAAACAAAACTAGATAAAATCATCTATTTGCTAGAAAAAGATCGTTCAAATTCATAA